A genomic window from Anoplolepis gracilipes chromosome 6, ASM4749672v1, whole genome shotgun sequence includes:
- the LOC140667171 gene encoding bifunctional 3'-phosphoadenosine 5'-phosphosulfate synthase-like isoform X3 — protein sequence MSLSNEDATPPPNKKMMVCANVSEQAHHVSRAKRGQAIGSVRGFRGCTVWLTGLSGAGKTSISFQVEAILVNHGIPAYGLDGDNVRSGLNCNLTFSKQDRKENIRRVAEVAKLFADSGQICLCSFVSPFEEDRQMARRIHREADLPFFEVFVDTPLQVCEARDTKGLYKKARQGTIKGFTGIDQMYERPTKSDLVVKTEDCTPEESAATVIEFLEKHHIIPHIEKSSNLIKELFVPDSKLASTKMEAETLQCVDISELDVQWLQILAEGWAWPLTGFMREHQYLQAQHLRCLFEDGKEVNQSIPIVLAINTADKNRLEGSFAVTLRHKSKILAILRKPEFYFHRKEERCSWQFGTNNLSHPYIRMIHDSGDWLMGGDLEVLEKIRWYDGLDKYRLTPNEIRAKCRKMKADAVFAFQLRNPIHNGHALLMQDTRRRLLEDQGFKNPVLLLHPLGGWTKDDDVPLYTRILQHKAILDEGVLDADSTLLAIFPSPMMYAGPIEVQWHAKARMNAGANFYIVGRDPAGIPHPNKDATPDGNLYDPDHGAKVLSMARGLHNLEIIPFRVAAYDTRNGRMAFYEPERKQDFEFISGTKMRDLTPQSNCIPPSVWKPRRIASRDYYASRTIKEPNKLDHFIYM from the exons ATGTCATTGAGTAATGAAGACGCTACACCACcaccaaataaaaaaatgatg gTCTGTGCGAATGTATCAGAACAAGCACATCATGTATCCAGAGCAAAACGGGGACAAGCAATTGGTAGTGTTCGAGGTTTTCGAGGTTGCACAGTATGGCTAACTGGACTCTCAGGTGCTGGCAAGACTTCCATCTCATTCCAAGTAGAGGCTATCTTGGTAAACCATGGTATTCCAGCTTATGGTTTAGACGGCGATAATGTCAGAAGCGGATTGAACTGCAACCTGACTTTTAGCAAACAAGATAGAAAGGAAAACATTCGAAGAGTAGCTGAAGTAGCTAAACTCTTTGCTGATAGTGGACAAATTTGTCTCTGCAGCTTTGTCTCGCCTTTCGAGGAAGATAGACAGATGGCAAGGCGAATTCATAGAGAAGCTGACCTACCCTTCTTCGAGGTATTCGTAGATACACCTTTGCAAGTTTGCGAAGCTCGCGACACGAAGGGTCTTTATAAAAAAGCCCGACAAGGCACGATCAAAGGATTCACTGGTATTGATCAAATGTATGAGAGGCCTACAAAATCTGATTTAGTTGTTAAAACCGAAGATTGCACTCCTGAAGAGTCTGCCGCGACTGTAATCGAGTTTTTAGAGAAGCATCATATCATTCCACATATTGAAAAATCTTCAAACCTGATTAAGGAACTATTTGTACCAGATTCAAAACTGGCTTCCACGAAAATGGAAGCAGAAACTCTTCAATGTGTGGATATCAGTGAACTTGATGTGCAATGGCTTCAAATTCTGGCAGAAGGATGGGCATGGCCATTAACTGGCTTTATGAGGGAACATCAATATCTTCAG gcTCAACACCTGCGATGTTTGTTTGAAGATGGTAAAGAAGTGAACCAATCGATACCAATTGTTCTCGCAATAAACACAGCTGATAAGAATCGTTTGGAGGGTTCTTTTGCCGTAACTTTGAGACACAAAAGCAAAATCTTGGCAATTCTACGAAAaccagaattttattttcatcgaaAAGAAGAACGTTGCAGTTGGCAGTTTGGCACCAACAATTTGAGTCATCCGTATATCAGGATGATTCATGATTCTGGCGATTGGCTGATGGGTGGTGATCTTGAAGTGCTGGAGAAAATTAGGTGGTACGACGGACTCGACAAATATAGGCTAACTCCGAATGAGATTCGCGCCAAGTGTCGAAAGATGAAAGCCGATGCTGTGTTTGCCTTTCAATTAAGAAATCCTATTCATAATGGACATGCACTGCTTATGCAG GACACGAGGAGACGGTTGTTAGAAGACCAGGGCTTTAAAAATCCAGTACTCTTACTTCATCCATTAGGTGGTTGGACAAAAGATGATGATGTGCCTTTATATACTAGGATCCTACAACATAAAGCAATTTTAGATGAAGGTGTGCTAGATGCTGATTCCACACTGCTAGCTATCTTTCCCAGTCCAATGATGTATGCTGGACCAATTGAG GTACAATGGCATGCAAAAGCGAGGATGAATGCTGGCGCCAATTTCTACATTGTAGGCAGGGATCCTGCAGGTATACCACACCCCAATAAAGATGCTACGCCTGATGGCAACCTGTATGATCCTGATCATGGCGCCAAGGTGCTCTCTATGGCCCGAGGTCTTCATAATCTCGAAATAATCCCTTTCAGGGTAGCCGCCTATGACACGCGAAATGGCAGGATGGCGTTCTACGAGCCAGAACGAAAGCAAGATTTTGAGTTTATTTCAGGAACAAAAATGCGAG
- the LOC140667171 gene encoding bifunctional 3'-phosphoadenosine 5'-phosphosulfate synthase-like isoform X5 has protein sequence MIYVMQFTKKQLFQTREIRNNKEENGEIVCANVSEQAHHVSRAKRGQAIGSVRGFRGCTVWLTGLSGAGKTSISFQVEAILVNHGIPAYGLDGDNVRSGLNCNLTFSKQDRKENIRRVAEVAKLFADSGQICLCSFVSPFEEDRQMARRIHREADLPFFEVFVDTPLQVCEARDTKGLYKKARQGTIKGFTGIDQMYERPTKSDLVVKTEDCTPEESAATVIEFLEKHHIIPHIEKSSNLIKELFVPDSKLASTKMEAETLQCVDISELDVQWLQILAEGWAWPLTGFMREHQYLQAQHLRCLFEDGKEVNQSIPIVLAINTADKNRLEGSFAVTLRHKSKILAILRKPEFYFHRKEERCSWQFGTNNLSHPYIRMIHDSGDWLMGGDLEVLEKIRWYDGLDKYRLTPNEIRAKCRKMKADAVFAFQLRNPIHNGHALLMQDTRRRLLEDQGFKNPVLLLHPLGGWTKDDDVPLYTRILQHKAILDEGVLDADSTLLAIFPSPMMYAGPIEVQWHAKARMNAGANFYIVGRDPAGIPHPNKDATPDGNLYDPDHGAKVLSMARGLHNLEIIPFRVAAYDTRNGRMAFYEPERKQDFEFISGTKMRDHILYNRLRQP, from the exons ATGATCTATGTTATGCAGTTTACAAAGAAACAGTTATTTCAGACTAGAGAGATTAGGAATAACAAGGAGGAGAATGGAGAgatt gTCTGTGCGAATGTATCAGAACAAGCACATCATGTATCCAGAGCAAAACGGGGACAAGCAATTGGTAGTGTTCGAGGTTTTCGAGGTTGCACAGTATGGCTAACTGGACTCTCAGGTGCTGGCAAGACTTCCATCTCATTCCAAGTAGAGGCTATCTTGGTAAACCATGGTATTCCAGCTTATGGTTTAGACGGCGATAATGTCAGAAGCGGATTGAACTGCAACCTGACTTTTAGCAAACAAGATAGAAAGGAAAACATTCGAAGAGTAGCTGAAGTAGCTAAACTCTTTGCTGATAGTGGACAAATTTGTCTCTGCAGCTTTGTCTCGCCTTTCGAGGAAGATAGACAGATGGCAAGGCGAATTCATAGAGAAGCTGACCTACCCTTCTTCGAGGTATTCGTAGATACACCTTTGCAAGTTTGCGAAGCTCGCGACACGAAGGGTCTTTATAAAAAAGCCCGACAAGGCACGATCAAAGGATTCACTGGTATTGATCAAATGTATGAGAGGCCTACAAAATCTGATTTAGTTGTTAAAACCGAAGATTGCACTCCTGAAGAGTCTGCCGCGACTGTAATCGAGTTTTTAGAGAAGCATCATATCATTCCACATATTGAAAAATCTTCAAACCTGATTAAGGAACTATTTGTACCAGATTCAAAACTGGCTTCCACGAAAATGGAAGCAGAAACTCTTCAATGTGTGGATATCAGTGAACTTGATGTGCAATGGCTTCAAATTCTGGCAGAAGGATGGGCATGGCCATTAACTGGCTTTATGAGGGAACATCAATATCTTCAG gcTCAACACCTGCGATGTTTGTTTGAAGATGGTAAAGAAGTGAACCAATCGATACCAATTGTTCTCGCAATAAACACAGCTGATAAGAATCGTTTGGAGGGTTCTTTTGCCGTAACTTTGAGACACAAAAGCAAAATCTTGGCAATTCTACGAAAaccagaattttattttcatcgaaAAGAAGAACGTTGCAGTTGGCAGTTTGGCACCAACAATTTGAGTCATCCGTATATCAGGATGATTCATGATTCTGGCGATTGGCTGATGGGTGGTGATCTTGAAGTGCTGGAGAAAATTAGGTGGTACGACGGACTCGACAAATATAGGCTAACTCCGAATGAGATTCGCGCCAAGTGTCGAAAGATGAAAGCCGATGCTGTGTTTGCCTTTCAATTAAGAAATCCTATTCATAATGGACATGCACTGCTTATGCAG GACACGAGGAGACGGTTGTTAGAAGACCAGGGCTTTAAAAATCCAGTACTCTTACTTCATCCATTAGGTGGTTGGACAAAAGATGATGATGTGCCTTTATATACTAGGATCCTACAACATAAAGCAATTTTAGATGAAGGTGTGCTAGATGCTGATTCCACACTGCTAGCTATCTTTCCCAGTCCAATGATGTATGCTGGACCAATTGAG GTACAATGGCATGCAAAAGCGAGGATGAATGCTGGCGCCAATTTCTACATTGTAGGCAGGGATCCTGCAGGTATACCACACCCCAATAAAGATGCTACGCCTGATGGCAACCTGTATGATCCTGATCATGGCGCCAAGGTGCTCTCTATGGCCCGAGGTCTTCATAATCTCGAAATAATCCCTTTCAGGGTAGCCGCCTATGACACGCGAAATGGCAGGATGGCGTTCTACGAGCCAGAACGAAAGCAAGATTTTGAGTTTATTTCAGGAACAAAAATGCGAG ACCACATCTTATATAATAGACTGCGCCAGCCGTAA
- the LOC140667171 gene encoding bifunctional 3'-phosphoadenosine 5'-phosphosulfate synthase-like isoform X1: protein MIYVMQFTKKQLFQTREIRNNKEENGEIVCANVSEQAHHVSRAKRGQAIGSVRGFRGCTVWLTGLSGAGKTSISFQVEAILVNHGIPAYGLDGDNVRSGLNCNLTFSKQDRKENIRRVAEVAKLFADSGQICLCSFVSPFEEDRQMARRIHREADLPFFEVFVDTPLQVCEARDTKGLYKKARQGTIKGFTGIDQMYERPTKSDLVVKTEDCTPEESAATVIEFLEKHHIIPHIEKSSNLIKELFVPDSKLASTKMEAETLQCVDISELDVQWLQILAEGWAWPLTGFMREHQYLQAQHLRCLFEDGKEVNQSIPIVLAINTADKNRLEGSFAVTLRHKSKILAILRKPEFYFHRKEERCSWQFGTNNLSHPYIRMIHDSGDWLMGGDLEVLEKIRWYDGLDKYRLTPNEIRAKCRKMKADAVFAFQLRNPIHNGHALLMQDTRRRLLEDQGFKNPVLLLHPLGGWTKDDDVPLYTRILQHKAILDEGVLDADSTLLAIFPSPMMYAGPIEVQWHAKARMNAGANFYIVGRDPAGIPHPNKDATPDGNLYDPDHGAKVLSMARGLHNLEIIPFRVAAYDTRNGRMAFYEPERKQDFEFISGTKMRDLTPQSNCIPPSVWKPRRIASRDYYASRTIKEPNKLDHFIYM from the exons ATGATCTATGTTATGCAGTTTACAAAGAAACAGTTATTTCAGACTAGAGAGATTAGGAATAACAAGGAGGAGAATGGAGAgatt gTCTGTGCGAATGTATCAGAACAAGCACATCATGTATCCAGAGCAAAACGGGGACAAGCAATTGGTAGTGTTCGAGGTTTTCGAGGTTGCACAGTATGGCTAACTGGACTCTCAGGTGCTGGCAAGACTTCCATCTCATTCCAAGTAGAGGCTATCTTGGTAAACCATGGTATTCCAGCTTATGGTTTAGACGGCGATAATGTCAGAAGCGGATTGAACTGCAACCTGACTTTTAGCAAACAAGATAGAAAGGAAAACATTCGAAGAGTAGCTGAAGTAGCTAAACTCTTTGCTGATAGTGGACAAATTTGTCTCTGCAGCTTTGTCTCGCCTTTCGAGGAAGATAGACAGATGGCAAGGCGAATTCATAGAGAAGCTGACCTACCCTTCTTCGAGGTATTCGTAGATACACCTTTGCAAGTTTGCGAAGCTCGCGACACGAAGGGTCTTTATAAAAAAGCCCGACAAGGCACGATCAAAGGATTCACTGGTATTGATCAAATGTATGAGAGGCCTACAAAATCTGATTTAGTTGTTAAAACCGAAGATTGCACTCCTGAAGAGTCTGCCGCGACTGTAATCGAGTTTTTAGAGAAGCATCATATCATTCCACATATTGAAAAATCTTCAAACCTGATTAAGGAACTATTTGTACCAGATTCAAAACTGGCTTCCACGAAAATGGAAGCAGAAACTCTTCAATGTGTGGATATCAGTGAACTTGATGTGCAATGGCTTCAAATTCTGGCAGAAGGATGGGCATGGCCATTAACTGGCTTTATGAGGGAACATCAATATCTTCAG gcTCAACACCTGCGATGTTTGTTTGAAGATGGTAAAGAAGTGAACCAATCGATACCAATTGTTCTCGCAATAAACACAGCTGATAAGAATCGTTTGGAGGGTTCTTTTGCCGTAACTTTGAGACACAAAAGCAAAATCTTGGCAATTCTACGAAAaccagaattttattttcatcgaaAAGAAGAACGTTGCAGTTGGCAGTTTGGCACCAACAATTTGAGTCATCCGTATATCAGGATGATTCATGATTCTGGCGATTGGCTGATGGGTGGTGATCTTGAAGTGCTGGAGAAAATTAGGTGGTACGACGGACTCGACAAATATAGGCTAACTCCGAATGAGATTCGCGCCAAGTGTCGAAAGATGAAAGCCGATGCTGTGTTTGCCTTTCAATTAAGAAATCCTATTCATAATGGACATGCACTGCTTATGCAG GACACGAGGAGACGGTTGTTAGAAGACCAGGGCTTTAAAAATCCAGTACTCTTACTTCATCCATTAGGTGGTTGGACAAAAGATGATGATGTGCCTTTATATACTAGGATCCTACAACATAAAGCAATTTTAGATGAAGGTGTGCTAGATGCTGATTCCACACTGCTAGCTATCTTTCCCAGTCCAATGATGTATGCTGGACCAATTGAG GTACAATGGCATGCAAAAGCGAGGATGAATGCTGGCGCCAATTTCTACATTGTAGGCAGGGATCCTGCAGGTATACCACACCCCAATAAAGATGCTACGCCTGATGGCAACCTGTATGATCCTGATCATGGCGCCAAGGTGCTCTCTATGGCCCGAGGTCTTCATAATCTCGAAATAATCCCTTTCAGGGTAGCCGCCTATGACACGCGAAATGGCAGGATGGCGTTCTACGAGCCAGAACGAAAGCAAGATTTTGAGTTTATTTCAGGAACAAAAATGCGAG
- the LOC140667171 gene encoding bifunctional 3'-phosphoadenosine 5'-phosphosulfate synthase-like isoform X4 — protein MSLSNEDATPPPNKKMMVCANVSEQAHHVSRAKRGQAIGSVRGFRGCTVWLTGLSGAGKTSISFQVEAILVNHGIPAYGLDGDNVRSGLNCNLTFSKQDRKENIRRVAEVAKLFADSGQICLCSFVSPFEEDRQMARRIHREADLPFFEVFVDTPLQVCEARDTKGLYKKARQGTIKGFTGIDQMYERPTKSDLVVKTEDCTPEESAATVIEFLEKHHIIPHIEKSSNLIKELFVPDSKLASTKMEAETLQCVDISELDVQWLQILAEGWAWPLTGFMREHQYLQAQHLRCLFEDGKEVNQSIPIVLAINTADKNRLEGSFAVTLRHKSKILAILRKPEFYFHRKEERCSWQFGTNNLSHPYIRMIHDSGDWLMGGDLEVLEKIRWYDGLDKYRLTPNEIRAKCRKMKADAVFAFQLRNPIHNGHALLMQDTRRRLLEDQGFKNPVLLLHPLGGWTKDDDVPLYTRILQHKAILDEGVLDADSTLLAIFPSPMMYAGPIEVQWHAKARMNAGANFYIVGRDPAGIPHPNKDATPDGNLYDPDHGAKVLSMARGLHNLEIIPFRVAAYDTRNGRMAFYEPERKQDFEFISGTKMRGLAKTGQSPPNGFMTSKAWQVLVQYYQSLDKK, from the exons ATGTCATTGAGTAATGAAGACGCTACACCACcaccaaataaaaaaatgatg gTCTGTGCGAATGTATCAGAACAAGCACATCATGTATCCAGAGCAAAACGGGGACAAGCAATTGGTAGTGTTCGAGGTTTTCGAGGTTGCACAGTATGGCTAACTGGACTCTCAGGTGCTGGCAAGACTTCCATCTCATTCCAAGTAGAGGCTATCTTGGTAAACCATGGTATTCCAGCTTATGGTTTAGACGGCGATAATGTCAGAAGCGGATTGAACTGCAACCTGACTTTTAGCAAACAAGATAGAAAGGAAAACATTCGAAGAGTAGCTGAAGTAGCTAAACTCTTTGCTGATAGTGGACAAATTTGTCTCTGCAGCTTTGTCTCGCCTTTCGAGGAAGATAGACAGATGGCAAGGCGAATTCATAGAGAAGCTGACCTACCCTTCTTCGAGGTATTCGTAGATACACCTTTGCAAGTTTGCGAAGCTCGCGACACGAAGGGTCTTTATAAAAAAGCCCGACAAGGCACGATCAAAGGATTCACTGGTATTGATCAAATGTATGAGAGGCCTACAAAATCTGATTTAGTTGTTAAAACCGAAGATTGCACTCCTGAAGAGTCTGCCGCGACTGTAATCGAGTTTTTAGAGAAGCATCATATCATTCCACATATTGAAAAATCTTCAAACCTGATTAAGGAACTATTTGTACCAGATTCAAAACTGGCTTCCACGAAAATGGAAGCAGAAACTCTTCAATGTGTGGATATCAGTGAACTTGATGTGCAATGGCTTCAAATTCTGGCAGAAGGATGGGCATGGCCATTAACTGGCTTTATGAGGGAACATCAATATCTTCAG gcTCAACACCTGCGATGTTTGTTTGAAGATGGTAAAGAAGTGAACCAATCGATACCAATTGTTCTCGCAATAAACACAGCTGATAAGAATCGTTTGGAGGGTTCTTTTGCCGTAACTTTGAGACACAAAAGCAAAATCTTGGCAATTCTACGAAAaccagaattttattttcatcgaaAAGAAGAACGTTGCAGTTGGCAGTTTGGCACCAACAATTTGAGTCATCCGTATATCAGGATGATTCATGATTCTGGCGATTGGCTGATGGGTGGTGATCTTGAAGTGCTGGAGAAAATTAGGTGGTACGACGGACTCGACAAATATAGGCTAACTCCGAATGAGATTCGCGCCAAGTGTCGAAAGATGAAAGCCGATGCTGTGTTTGCCTTTCAATTAAGAAATCCTATTCATAATGGACATGCACTGCTTATGCAG GACACGAGGAGACGGTTGTTAGAAGACCAGGGCTTTAAAAATCCAGTACTCTTACTTCATCCATTAGGTGGTTGGACAAAAGATGATGATGTGCCTTTATATACTAGGATCCTACAACATAAAGCAATTTTAGATGAAGGTGTGCTAGATGCTGATTCCACACTGCTAGCTATCTTTCCCAGTCCAATGATGTATGCTGGACCAATTGAG GTACAATGGCATGCAAAAGCGAGGATGAATGCTGGCGCCAATTTCTACATTGTAGGCAGGGATCCTGCAGGTATACCACACCCCAATAAAGATGCTACGCCTGATGGCAACCTGTATGATCCTGATCATGGCGCCAAGGTGCTCTCTATGGCCCGAGGTCTTCATAATCTCGAAATAATCCCTTTCAGGGTAGCCGCCTATGACACGCGAAATGGCAGGATGGCGTTCTACGAGCCAGAACGAAAGCAAGATTTTGAGTTTATTTCAGGAACAAAAATGCGAG
- the LOC140667171 gene encoding bifunctional 3'-phosphoadenosine 5'-phosphosulfate synthase-like isoform X6 — MIYVMQFTKKQLFQTREIRNNKEENGEIVCANVSEQAHHVSRAKRGQAIGSVRGFRGCTVWLTGLSGAGKTSISFQVEAILVNHGIPAYGLDGDNVRSGLNCNLTFSKQDRKENIRRVAEVAKLFADSGQICLCSFVSPFEEDRQMARRIHREADLPFFEVFVDTPLQVCEARDTKGLYKKARQGTIKGFTGIDQMYERPTKSDLVVKTEDCTPEESAATVIEFLEKHHIIPHIEKSSNLIKELFVPDSKLASTKMEAETLQCVDISELDVQWLQILAEGWAWPLTGFMREHQYLQAQHLRCLFEDGKEVNQSIPIVLAINTADKNRLEGSFAVTLRHKSKILAILRKPEFYFHRKEERCSWQFGTNNLSHPYIRMIHDSGDWLMGGDLEVLEKIRWYDGLDKYRLTPNEIRAKCRKMKADAVFAFQLRNPIHNGHALLMQDTRRRLLEDQGFKNPVLLLHPLGGWTKDDDVPLYTRILQHKAILDEGVLDADSTLLAIFPSPMMYAGPIEVQWHAKARMNAGANFYIVGRDPAGIPHPNKDATPDGNLYDPDHGAKVLSMARGLHNLEIIPFRVAAYDTRNGRMAFYEPERKQDFEFISGTKMRDIART, encoded by the exons ATGATCTATGTTATGCAGTTTACAAAGAAACAGTTATTTCAGACTAGAGAGATTAGGAATAACAAGGAGGAGAATGGAGAgatt gTCTGTGCGAATGTATCAGAACAAGCACATCATGTATCCAGAGCAAAACGGGGACAAGCAATTGGTAGTGTTCGAGGTTTTCGAGGTTGCACAGTATGGCTAACTGGACTCTCAGGTGCTGGCAAGACTTCCATCTCATTCCAAGTAGAGGCTATCTTGGTAAACCATGGTATTCCAGCTTATGGTTTAGACGGCGATAATGTCAGAAGCGGATTGAACTGCAACCTGACTTTTAGCAAACAAGATAGAAAGGAAAACATTCGAAGAGTAGCTGAAGTAGCTAAACTCTTTGCTGATAGTGGACAAATTTGTCTCTGCAGCTTTGTCTCGCCTTTCGAGGAAGATAGACAGATGGCAAGGCGAATTCATAGAGAAGCTGACCTACCCTTCTTCGAGGTATTCGTAGATACACCTTTGCAAGTTTGCGAAGCTCGCGACACGAAGGGTCTTTATAAAAAAGCCCGACAAGGCACGATCAAAGGATTCACTGGTATTGATCAAATGTATGAGAGGCCTACAAAATCTGATTTAGTTGTTAAAACCGAAGATTGCACTCCTGAAGAGTCTGCCGCGACTGTAATCGAGTTTTTAGAGAAGCATCATATCATTCCACATATTGAAAAATCTTCAAACCTGATTAAGGAACTATTTGTACCAGATTCAAAACTGGCTTCCACGAAAATGGAAGCAGAAACTCTTCAATGTGTGGATATCAGTGAACTTGATGTGCAATGGCTTCAAATTCTGGCAGAAGGATGGGCATGGCCATTAACTGGCTTTATGAGGGAACATCAATATCTTCAG gcTCAACACCTGCGATGTTTGTTTGAAGATGGTAAAGAAGTGAACCAATCGATACCAATTGTTCTCGCAATAAACACAGCTGATAAGAATCGTTTGGAGGGTTCTTTTGCCGTAACTTTGAGACACAAAAGCAAAATCTTGGCAATTCTACGAAAaccagaattttattttcatcgaaAAGAAGAACGTTGCAGTTGGCAGTTTGGCACCAACAATTTGAGTCATCCGTATATCAGGATGATTCATGATTCTGGCGATTGGCTGATGGGTGGTGATCTTGAAGTGCTGGAGAAAATTAGGTGGTACGACGGACTCGACAAATATAGGCTAACTCCGAATGAGATTCGCGCCAAGTGTCGAAAGATGAAAGCCGATGCTGTGTTTGCCTTTCAATTAAGAAATCCTATTCATAATGGACATGCACTGCTTATGCAG GACACGAGGAGACGGTTGTTAGAAGACCAGGGCTTTAAAAATCCAGTACTCTTACTTCATCCATTAGGTGGTTGGACAAAAGATGATGATGTGCCTTTATATACTAGGATCCTACAACATAAAGCAATTTTAGATGAAGGTGTGCTAGATGCTGATTCCACACTGCTAGCTATCTTTCCCAGTCCAATGATGTATGCTGGACCAATTGAG GTACAATGGCATGCAAAAGCGAGGATGAATGCTGGCGCCAATTTCTACATTGTAGGCAGGGATCCTGCAGGTATACCACACCCCAATAAAGATGCTACGCCTGATGGCAACCTGTATGATCCTGATCATGGCGCCAAGGTGCTCTCTATGGCCCGAGGTCTTCATAATCTCGAAATAATCCCTTTCAGGGTAGCCGCCTATGACACGCGAAATGGCAGGATGGCGTTCTACGAGCCAGAACGAAAGCAAGATTTTGAGTTTATTTCAGGAACAAAAATGCGAG